Part of the Brassica oleracea var. oleracea cultivar TO1000 chromosome C8, BOL, whole genome shotgun sequence genome is shown below.
ATAACCGTGCGTGCCCGGATGGAAGGCCTCGTGGGGATTAGTCTGGACTTACCGCTCGGGAACCCCACGGTCATCAAAACAAAAAAAAAAAAAAATTACAATTTATTTCAAATTTTAGGGGTGTCAATTGAACCCATAGTTTGTCCAAGTGGGTCCGCCATCATGCATACATATCAACTCTTTTTCTTTCCACTTGCTTAAAATATACTTTTAATTTACCATAGAAGACGTAGACACTAATGAATGCGAGATATCAACGAGTATAAATTAAATTAGCTTTGAAAAATTTAAAGGACCATCTTTTGTTCTGATGATCGTTCTACTTCAATAACATGCATTAAGAGTGCATTAGAACTTTACAATGACAAAAGACATCCTGTTTAATTTGGTGATTTCGAGATAACGTAGAGGCAATTATAAGATCCACATACATCTAAACTTAAAGAAAGAGGATTGTGCTAAACTTCAATAAATCAAAATCTCGAATCCTTTTGAGCTACATGGTCAAGTCTCTGAACCAGTTATTTTGTTGTGTGTTTACTAAATTACTATTTACTTACGCAGGATTTATAACTTTACCCTGAATCCTAAATTATTAATTACACTTGGCACCATGCTTTAAGTAGAATTTATTATGCTAAAAACAATTAATAAATCATTCCAGTATAGTTTTACAAACCCAGTATCGGCCCAAAATAAGTTCTTAAGTACCCAAGTGGACAATATGTCTCTCTTTCTCTCTCCTCTTTTGTTTTGCTCTTTAGTCTTTTAGCATTTGATTAGGAAAAATTAATAATTTAAAGGATTTCATAAAATTAATTATTTCATGTGAGACGCCGTATATGTGTCAAATATTTTTACGTTGATAAACTGGTAATTCTTCAAACAAATACGAACGTGATAAACATCATTTAAATGCTAAAACCATGAAACAAATTAAAAGATAATTAACATACAAGAATTACATAAACTTTAGTTTACACATATTCGAAAGTTTACCTTAACTGGCCTTTGAAACTACTCGTAATGCTTAACTGGTCTGAATTCGCTCTCCAGTTAGCTCCGCCGCCCTGACCACCACACTTTGCCACCGTTCTCACACTTTCCACAAACGCTTCTGTTTCCACATCCTCCGCAAGAATTTCCGCCAACTGCTCCGGACTTATCACAAGCCTCACTTTCCACACCCCACTACTACCTCCGCCGCCGCCACTGGCAGCCGCCTTCACCGGCGTTTTCCCGAAAGACATTCTGTACGGCGTTGCTAATTCGGTGTAGTGTTGTTGAACTGTTGAGGCTGTGGAGGAAGAAAAAGGGAGGAGGTAGTATATGTTACCGGGAAAGAGCTCTTCTCCGTGTAAAAGCGGCGGAGATGAGTGGCGGATGCTTAAGGTGTCATGGATGACATGGCCGGGAAATTCGTTGGTTATAAAGTCAGCGAAGATTGGAGGATGAAGCTCCATGACGCCGCCGTTTGGAGTCACAACTCTAATTAATAAATCATCTTTATCGTATAACTTTCTTGAACCACCACTGCCTTTGCATACGCAATTACCCATTGTCACAGAAACTAGAATGATAACTAGTTATAATTGTGTGTACAATTTTAAGTATGGAATCTGAGGGAAGTATACACAAGACGGAGAAGGGTTTAAGATGAAGGTTTTCTTTGAGAATCTTTATGAAGTTGAAGTATAAAACTTTCCAACGTCAAAGAAAATAATTGTGGATGGTCCACCACTACTTTTCCTGGTAAAAAAGAAACGAAGATCCTGTGCATTTAGTATGATTACATTGTGATTTTGTCCTAAAATTATCATAAGGGTTAATAATATTCCATTTTTATACATATAGTCTATTTATAGAATCACTGGAAAAATGCACAAAAAATGAGAGAAAAGGTTATATAAACAAACTATAAATATGAAAAACAATTACCAATAATTTTATAATTCATTTACCCATTTTCCCTTTAAAAACGTATGAAACCACTTAATGTAGTGATAAGGGTTAATAATGCTCACGTGAAGGTCAAAAGGTAAAAAAAGGCCGACAAAGACAGAAAAAATGATTTATCTTTATAGGCTTTGATTTAATGGTGTATTTAGCGCATCTTCTATCAGTGAAAAATTTGTTACTCCGAGTTACACTATAAAATAGCCAATTAAGTAAACTTGCATTTTTTACATTTACTCTAGTTACTATTCAAACAAAAAAATCTTACCCACGTTATTGCGCTAGATTTTAATAGATATAACTTTTTTTTTCTTTTTTTTTTCCTTTGTTTACTTTTTTATTCTTTTCCATTTTCACCTTAATCATTTTTCTCATTTATTCCAAAAGTTGTCGGTCACACTCTTAGTATAACTTTAAGGCCATGATTATCGCAAGATTTAAAGGGGTTTCTTAACCAAAACTAGTGGCAGACTCCACCGAAAATTATAAAAACCGGTGACAGAAACAACAAAATAACGATCGATCCTTATGGGATTTTTGCACTGTTCGCGGGCTGCCACGTGTTGGTTCACCTTTTAATTAATTTGTTTTGTTTTAATCAGACAAAAAAAAGAATTTTTTTTTAATAAACCCATAAGGGGTTACAGGGGTAATGAAGTTTTAATGGGGTTTTACTATTTCACTTTCAACTGAAGCCATAGAAAATGGTATTTACAAATGGAACGTTCACGTGTTAACTATGGACCAACTTCTCTTTAATTGACAAAAAAATGGGCATATCTCTTGCATATTGTTTCGGCTCTAGCCGATTCTTTTAATATGTGGATCCAAGCCCTACAACAACATAACATTTTGTCTTCTTATTTGATACAAAAAGGAAAATAAAGTTGCGGAAAGACAAGTGAATAAAATAGTGCTACCTTTCGGTGCACTCAATTACGTACCAACAATTTCTTGGCGGGTCATTATTAATTTTTATGGGTCCTAACGGGTAATGGCCAATATTACAAGTTTTTTG
Proteins encoded:
- the LOC106310377 gene encoding uncharacterized protein LOC106310377 is translated as MGNCVCKGSGGSRKLYDKDDLLIRVVTPNGGVMELHPPIFADFITNEFPGHVIHDTLSIRHSSPPLLHGEELFPGNIYYLLPFSSSTASTVQQHYTELATPYRMSFGKTPVKAAASGGGGGSSGVWKVRLVISPEQLAEILAEDVETEAFVESVRTVAKCGGQGGGANWRANSDQLSITSSFKGQLR